The following are from one region of the Dethiosulfovibrio faecalis genome:
- a CDS encoding GGDEF domain-containing protein: MRYDRRKGSFLFRLLLAATFLSLVAVVFYFGRSFVEYSRYRRERFDFVCDIQEKNLIEQARLVSSGLFLKDQVVDGSIKMALRKYGEYYVSSGMDLEKLDLREVREAVSYVLGRPVSSISLGLIDRDGVMIKGIGGASVGLDFKNWPPFYKQIIAMFEMKEPMVDPWSRKLSSPEQVFKYGYCPTSDGRYLLDLGVAGERSYELGDDTFSFEAVLKRASEEDPYLKFVAFINRSFRFLGAEKLDVEVHLDQMGLDSELIRNTISSVFRSESDIDIKSSDDLLLRFTYVDFNNRVSASGKNLNMVLLMVSSMESLHRDIALKLRECVASVIVAFSVSVFGVFALYRYLSCQVNVILEDMEIIASGDLDHRIDTGAMVELRRLEKSVNKMVRRLKRNIDDLKEGSLRLGRELELRKKAEEELKRANETLFVQANVDELTGIFNRRRIMDLLAREIARCYEDGGTFGIILFDLDKFKEVNDVMGHLFGDKVLSRIGELVKDRRGVGFEGRYGGDEFIILLPGMNIEEAIEEARTFCKTISETDFDGVSITVSMGISSFYAGDTIETLLNRVDGLLYEAKDRRDRICSDVDRGKDGGVS; this comes from the coding sequence CAAAGGCTCTTTTCTTTTTCGTCTCCTCCTGGCCGCGACGTTCTTGTCTCTCGTTGCGGTAGTGTTTTATTTCGGCAGGTCTTTCGTTGAATACAGCAGATATAGACGAGAGCGATTCGATTTCGTATGCGATATTCAGGAAAAAAACCTGATAGAGCAAGCTAGGCTAGTCAGCAGCGGTCTGTTCCTGAAAGATCAGGTGGTAGACGGTTCCATAAAGATGGCTCTTCGTAAATACGGGGAATACTACGTCTCCTCAGGTATGGATCTGGAAAAACTGGATCTCAGGGAGGTAAGAGAGGCCGTTTCCTACGTATTGGGACGTCCCGTCTCCTCCATAAGTCTGGGGCTTATAGATAGAGATGGAGTCATGATCAAGGGGATCGGAGGAGCTTCAGTAGGTTTGGATTTCAAGAACTGGCCGCCCTTCTACAAACAGATCATAGCCATGTTCGAGATGAAGGAACCTATGGTCGATCCATGGAGCCGTAAGTTGAGTTCTCCCGAACAGGTCTTCAAATATGGATATTGCCCCACTTCCGACGGCAGGTATCTTCTGGATTTAGGCGTCGCAGGCGAGAGAAGCTACGAGCTTGGAGACGATACATTTTCGTTCGAGGCCGTGTTGAAGAGGGCTTCCGAGGAGGATCCCTACCTGAAATTCGTGGCTTTCATCAATAGGTCTTTCCGCTTCCTGGGGGCGGAGAAACTGGATGTCGAGGTGCATCTGGATCAAATGGGGCTGGACTCGGAGTTGATCCGAAATACGATATCCTCGGTTTTCAGGAGCGAAAGCGATATAGACATAAAGAGTTCCGACGATCTCCTTCTTCGATTCACCTATGTCGATTTCAACAACAGGGTTTCAGCTTCGGGGAAGAATCTCAACATGGTGCTTCTCATGGTTTCGTCCATGGAATCCCTTCACAGGGACATAGCGCTCAAGCTCAGGGAATGCGTTGCGTCGGTCATAGTGGCCTTCTCTGTGTCAGTTTTTGGGGTCTTCGCTCTATACAGGTATCTCTCCTGTCAGGTTAACGTCATACTGGAGGACATGGAGATCATAGCTTCGGGAGATCTCGACCACAGGATAGATACCGGCGCCATGGTGGAGCTTAGGCGACTGGAGAAAAGCGTCAACAAAATGGTCCGACGTCTCAAGAGAAATATCGACGATCTCAAGGAGGGCTCTCTGAGATTGGGCCGTGAATTGGAACTTAGGAAAAAGGCGGAAGAAGAGCTTAAACGAGCCAACGAGACCCTATTTGTCCAGGCCAACGTGGACGAGCTTACCGGGATTTTCAACCGTCGTAGGATAATGGATCTTCTGGCTCGAGAGATAGCGAGATGTTACGAGGATGGTGGAACCTTCGGAATCATCCTTTTCGACCTCGATAAGTTCAAGGAAGTCAACGATGTCATGGGCCATCTTTTCGGCGATAAAGTGCTCTCCAGGATCGGAGAACTGGTTAAAGATCGCAGAGGTGTCGGATTCGAGGGACGTTACGGAGGAGATGAATTCATCATCCTTTTGCCCGGTATGAATATCGAAGAGGCGATAGAGGAGGCCCGGACTTTCTGCAAAACGATCTCTGAAACCGATTTCGATGGAGTAAGCATCACCGTCAGCATGGGGATCTCCTCTTTTTACGCCGGTGACACTATAGAGACACTTTTAAACAGGGTCGACGGTCTGCTTTACGAGGCTAAAGACAGAAGAGATCGAATATGCAGCGATGTTGACCGTGGAAAAGACGGAGGGGTATCATAG